The proteins below come from a single Mucilaginibacter mali genomic window:
- a CDS encoding penicillin-binding protein: MNIRANILLRVYIAFGLIVLFAGAVVVQLCRVQFIQGKKWQSMADSLSTKYVNVEASRGNILALDGSLLATSVPEYELHMDMLAAGIETEALFNKRIDSLAEKMASYFGDHTAQEYSRIFRSARKDSLRYQLVRRKVSYQQLKDIRKFPVFNLGKYKGGLIVVQKNKRIFPFKTLALRTIGYNNENVKNVVGLEGAYKDYINGENGKRLMQRMAGGVWAPVNDEDEVTAKDGADIMSTIDVNFQDVAQKVLKHQLDSVQADFGTVVLMEVATGEVRAIANYTRTKEGDYQERLNYAINYEAEPGSTFKLASYMAMIDDNKLDTGKMVDIMHGGPYQIINPRNGKVALTVRDAEDEGGLVSARRAFEKSSNIGAVKLVTAAYGSNPSAFTDKLYAWHLNERNGLQIPGEGRPIIKNPKSKLWNNLQSLAQIAYGYESTLSPLQMLTFYNSVANNGKMISPIFVKEIRRMGNTVERFQARVINPQVCSPEALAKVKGLLEGVVEEGTGKLVIKNKLYTVAGKTGTAQIANGKLGYGEKNSHQTSFCGYFPADKPKYSMIVVISNPHYNGSHLAAWVSGPVFRRIADRVYAHDIAMNRPPEQHLVGNTQPPKFKDGDYKALKQVYNKLGVKPLYASNNPGSSADTSAGIVFEEAKYKKGTVPNVTGMGLSDAMYALGNAGYKVNARGSGVVQNQSAAVGSVMPKGSTISIVLQ, from the coding sequence ATGAATATCAGGGCAAACATACTGCTGCGTGTTTACATAGCCTTTGGGCTGATCGTACTTTTTGCAGGTGCTGTAGTAGTGCAGTTGTGCCGCGTGCAGTTTATCCAGGGTAAAAAATGGCAGTCAATGGCCGATAGCCTTTCTACCAAATATGTAAACGTAGAGGCATCGCGCGGCAATATCCTGGCGCTGGATGGCAGCCTGTTGGCTACCTCGGTACCCGAGTACGAGTTGCACATGGACATGCTGGCTGCCGGCATCGAAACCGAGGCGCTGTTCAATAAGCGCATCGATTCGCTGGCTGAAAAGATGGCATCGTACTTTGGCGATCATACCGCGCAGGAGTACTCGCGCATTTTCCGCAGTGCCCGTAAGGATAGTTTGCGTTACCAGTTGGTGCGTCGTAAGGTAAGCTACCAGCAACTGAAGGATATCCGCAAGTTCCCGGTGTTTAACCTGGGCAAGTACAAGGGCGGGTTGATCGTTGTGCAGAAGAATAAGCGCATATTCCCCTTTAAAACACTGGCGCTGCGCACCATTGGTTATAATAACGAGAACGTAAAGAATGTGGTGGGCCTTGAGGGCGCTTATAAGGATTACATCAACGGCGAGAACGGCAAGCGACTGATGCAGCGCATGGCCGGCGGCGTTTGGGCGCCCGTGAACGATGAGGATGAGGTAACCGCCAAGGATGGCGCCGATATCATGTCGACCATCGACGTAAACTTCCAGGATGTGGCGCAAAAGGTACTGAAGCACCAATTGGATAGCGTTCAGGCCGATTTTGGTACCGTGGTGCTGATGGAGGTAGCCACCGGAGAGGTAAGGGCTATTGCCAACTATACCCGCACCAAAGAGGGCGATTACCAGGAGAGGTTAAACTACGCCATTAATTATGAGGCCGAGCCGGGGTCTACATTCAAGCTGGCATCGTACATGGCTATGATTGATGATAACAAGCTGGATACCGGCAAAATGGTTGATATTATGCACGGCGGTCCGTACCAGATCATCAATCCGCGTAATGGCAAGGTGGCGCTAACCGTAAGGGATGCCGAAGACGAAGGTGGATTGGTGAGCGCGCGCCGCGCGTTCGAAAAATCATCAAACATTGGTGCGGTGAAGCTGGTGACCGCGGCTTATGGCAGCAACCCATCGGCATTTACCGATAAGTTGTATGCCTGGCACTTGAACGAGCGTAATGGCTTACAGATCCCGGGCGAGGGCAGGCCGATCATCAAAAACCCGAAATCGAAATTGTGGAATAACCTGCAAAGTTTGGCCCAGATAGCTTATGGTTACGAGTCGACGCTGTCGCCGCTGCAAATGTTGACGTTTTATAACTCGGTGGCCAATAATGGCAAAATGATCTCGCCAATTTTTGTGAAAGAGATCCGCCGCATGGGTAACACGGTAGAGCGTTTCCAGGCACGGGTAATTAACCCGCAGGTGTGCTCGCCCGAGGCATTAGCCAAGGTAAAAGGCCTGCTGGAAGGCGTGGTTGAAGAAGGTACAGGCAAACTGGTCATCAAAAATAAATTGTACACAGTAGCCGGTAAAACCGGTACGGCGCAGATAGCTAACGGCAAATTGGGTTACGGTGAAAAGAACTCGCACCAAACATCATTCTGCGGGTATTTCCCGGCAGATAAGCCGAAGTATTCGATGATCGTAGTGATCAGTAATCCACACTACAACGGTTCGCATTTGGCGGCCTGGGTATCGGGCCCGGTATTCAGGAGGATTGCCGACCGGGTTTACGCGCACGATATAGCGATGAACCGCCCGCCTGAGCAGCATTTGGTAGGCAATACACAGCCGCCAAAATTTAAGGATGGCGATTACAAGGCGCTGAAACAGGTATACAACAAGCTGGGTGTGAAGCCGCTATATGCGTCGAATAACCCGGGCAGCAGCGCCGATACCAGCGCGGGTATTGTGTTTGAAGAAGCTAAATATAAAAAGGGAACTGTGCCGAATGTTACCGGCATGGGCCTGAGCGATGCCATGTATGCGCTTGGCAACGCCGGTTATAAAGTAAATGCAAGGGGCAGTGGCGTAGTGCAAAATCAATCGGCAGCGGTTGGCAGCGTAATGCCTAAGGGATCAACCATATCAATAGTATTGCAATGA
- a CDS encoding UDP-N-acetylmuramoyl-L-alanyl-D-glutamate--2,6-diaminopimelate ligase, with amino-acid sequence MKYLSDLLEGLPFTELQGSADVEITAIVFDSRKVVPGCLFVAVKGTAVDGHDYIEQAVKDGAVAVICEELPGHTADGADFLMVANSAVALGIVAANFYGNPSDQLKLVGVTGTNGKTTIATLLYKLFRDLGYKCGLLSTVENQVNGKVVPATHTTPDPVALNALLADMVAQGCDYCFMEVSSHAVAQHRIEGLAFSGGIFSNLTHDHLDYHKTFDAYLKAKKTFFDTLPKTAFALTNVDDKNGNVMLQNTKAHKKTYGLKNMADFKVKILENGFNGLLLNIDGEEVWFKLVGNFNAYNLLAVYGAAMLLDQDKAAVLVSLSRLSGAEGRFDALVSPNKVIGIVDYAHTPDAVQNVLTTIHDLRKGTEQVITIIGCGGDRDRAKRPVMAAMACEWSDKVILTSDNPRSEDPAEIIKEMEAGVTGANKKKTISIVDRREAIKTACHLAKLGDIILVAGKGHEKYQEIKGVRNHFDDREELEEQFKLMNE; translated from the coding sequence ATGAAGTATTTAAGCGATTTACTGGAGGGTTTGCCATTTACCGAACTGCAGGGGAGTGCCGATGTAGAGATAACCGCCATCGTGTTCGATTCGCGCAAGGTGGTGCCGGGTTGCCTGTTTGTTGCCGTTAAAGGTACCGCTGTTGATGGGCACGATTATATTGAGCAAGCTGTAAAGGATGGCGCTGTGGCTGTGATCTGCGAGGAGCTTCCCGGTCATACAGCCGATGGTGCCGACTTCCTGATGGTAGCCAATTCGGCTGTGGCATTAGGCATTGTGGCCGCCAATTTTTACGGCAACCCGTCGGATCAGCTAAAGTTGGTTGGAGTAACAGGCACCAACGGAAAAACCACCATCGCTACGCTGTTATATAAACTGTTCCGCGACCTGGGTTATAAATGCGGCCTGTTATCAACCGTAGAGAACCAGGTGAATGGCAAGGTGGTCCCGGCTACACATACTACACCAGATCCTGTAGCGCTGAACGCGCTGCTGGCCGATATGGTGGCGCAAGGGTGCGATTACTGCTTTATGGAAGTAAGCTCGCACGCGGTGGCGCAGCATAGGATAGAGGGATTGGCCTTTTCGGGCGGCATCTTCTCTAACCTGACGCACGACCATCTGGACTATCATAAAACCTTCGATGCTTATTTAAAAGCGAAGAAGACATTTTTTGATACCCTGCCAAAAACGGCCTTTGCGCTCACTAACGTTGACGACAAGAACGGTAACGTGATGCTGCAAAATACCAAAGCGCACAAAAAAACCTACGGCCTGAAGAACATGGCCGATTTTAAGGTAAAGATATTAGAGAACGGCTTTAACGGCCTGTTGCTGAATATAGATGGCGAGGAGGTTTGGTTTAAGCTGGTGGGCAACTTCAACGCCTACAACCTGCTGGCCGTTTATGGCGCTGCAATGTTGCTGGATCAGGATAAAGCCGCCGTATTGGTTAGTCTAAGCCGATTAAGCGGAGCCGAAGGCCGTTTCGACGCGCTGGTATCACCAAACAAGGTGATCGGTATTGTGGATTATGCCCACACGCCGGATGCCGTGCAAAATGTGCTGACCACCATCCACGATCTGCGCAAAGGTACCGAACAGGTGATCACCATCATTGGCTGCGGCGGCGATCGCGACCGTGCCAAGCGCCCCGTAATGGCCGCCATGGCCTGCGAGTGGAGCGATAAGGTGATCCTTACATCGGATAACCCACGTTCGGAAGATCCGGCCGAGATCATTAAAGAGATGGAAGCCGGCGTTACCGGTGCCAATAAAAAGAAAACGATCAGTATAGTAGATCGGAGGGAAGCGATTAAGACAGCTTGTCATTTGGCTAAACTGGGGGATATTATCTTGGTGGCTGGCAAAGGGCACGAGAAGTATCAGGAGATCAAAGGGGTTAGGAACCACTTTGACGATAGAGAAGAATTAGAAGAGCAATTTAAGCTCATGAATGAGTAG
- a CDS encoding four helix bundle protein — protein sequence MFRSGTSVGANVKEAQGAESKDDFRHKCKVAYKEAEETEYWLMICKHAKNYPFEQSMLDDIQAIIKILGKIISSTKK from the coding sequence ATTTTCAGGAGCGGTACTTCGGTAGGGGCAAATGTAAAAGAGGCGCAAGGTGCGGAAAGCAAAGACGATTTTAGGCATAAATGCAAGGTCGCCTACAAAGAAGCAGAAGAAACGGAGTACTGGTTAATGATATGTAAACACGCTAAAAACTATCCATTCGAGCAAAGTATGCTTGATGATATCCAGGCAATTATAAAAATATTAGGTAAGATAATTTCATCAACAAAAAAGTAA
- the mraY gene encoding phospho-N-acetylmuramoyl-pentapeptide-transferase: MLYYLFTYLNKNYSIPGLGVFQYITFRTAMAVIVSLLITTVYGRRLIDYLRFKQVGETVRNLGLEGQMQKAGTPTMGGLIILSGILVPTLLFAKLENVYIILMIVTTVWLGAIGFLDDYIKVFKKNKEGLAGKFKIVGQVGLALIVGYTMYFHTDIKIRQEVKLPVKYDAPVDFHMKNDKPIYTQDIKSTKTTMPFYKNNEFDYGKVLKFLGHGYEKYTLIVFLFFVIVIITFISNGANITDGIDGLATGTSAIIGITLAILAYVSGNIVISDYLNIMYIPNSGELVIFAGAFVGACVGFLWYNSYPAQVFMGDTGSLAIGGIIAVFAVVIRKELLLPVLCGVFVVENVSVMMQVGWFKYTKKKFGEGRRIFLMAPLHHHYQKKGFHEAKIVTRFWILCIMLAIITVITLKLR, translated from the coding sequence ATGCTATATTACCTGTTTACCTACCTGAATAAGAATTACAGTATCCCCGGGTTGGGGGTATTCCAGTACATCACGTTCCGTACGGCTATGGCGGTTATCGTGTCGTTGTTGATCACTACGGTGTATGGCCGCCGGCTGATTGATTACCTGCGTTTTAAGCAGGTAGGTGAGACGGTGCGTAACCTGGGTTTAGAGGGCCAGATGCAAAAGGCGGGTACTCCCACCATGGGTGGTTTAATTATCCTGTCGGGTATTTTGGTGCCCACGTTGCTGTTTGCCAAGCTGGAGAATGTGTATATCATCCTGATGATAGTCACTACAGTTTGGCTGGGTGCCATCGGTTTTTTGGATGATTACATTAAGGTATTTAAAAAGAATAAGGAGGGTTTAGCAGGCAAATTTAAGATAGTTGGCCAGGTGGGCCTGGCGCTGATCGTTGGTTATACCATGTATTTCCATACCGATATCAAGATCAGGCAGGAAGTGAAGTTACCGGTGAAGTATGATGCGCCTGTCGATTTTCACATGAAGAACGATAAGCCGATCTACACGCAGGATATTAAATCGACCAAAACCACCATGCCGTTTTATAAAAACAACGAGTTTGATTACGGCAAGGTACTGAAGTTTTTAGGTCACGGGTACGAGAAGTATACGCTTATCGTATTCCTGTTCTTCGTGATCGTCATCATCACCTTCATATCTAACGGGGCCAATATTACCGATGGCATAGATGGCCTGGCGACGGGTACATCGGCCATTATCGGGATCACGCTGGCTATACTGGCCTACGTATCGGGTAACATCGTGATATCCGATTACCTGAACATCATGTACATCCCTAACTCGGGCGAGCTGGTGATTTTTGCCGGTGCTTTTGTGGGGGCTTGTGTAGGGTTCCTGTGGTACAACTCGTATCCGGCCCAGGTATTTATGGGCGATACCGGCAGTTTGGCCATAGGTGGTATCATCGCCGTTTTCGCGGTAGTGATCCGTAAGGAATTATTGCTGCCCGTATTGTGCGGCGTGTTTGTAGTAGAAAATGTATCGGTAATGATGCAGGTGGGCTGGTTCAAGTACACTAAGAAGAAGTTCGGCGAAGGCCGCCGGATCTTCCTGATGGCGCCGCTGCACCACCATTATCAAAAGAAAGGCTTCCATGAGGCAAAGATCGTGACCAGGTTCTGGATCCTTTGCATTATGCTGGCCATTATAACGGTGATAACGTTGAAGCTACGCTAA
- the murD gene encoding UDP-N-acetylmuramoyl-L-alanine--D-glutamate ligase, producing the protein MNDNKNIAILGAGESGVGAAYLAQQQGYDVFVSDMGAIAPKYKQQLQQWGIRFEEGQHTEADILNAVEVIKSPGIPERAPLIKKLREKGVPVISEIEFAGRYTNAKMVCITGSNGKTTTTTLTYHILKKAGLNVGLAGNIGKSFAYQVATEKFDIYVLEISSFMLDDMYKFKADIAILLNITPDHLDRYEYKMENYVASKFRIAQNQTAGDHFIYCADDAETIKGMQSRHFEAKLLPFSIEQIIEPGAYLENDNIVININQEHFTMSITDLALQGKHNVYNSLASGLAAKVLEIRNVTVRESMMDIQPIEHRMEFVAKISGIRFINDSKATNVNSTWFALESMSTDVVLILGGVDKGNDYSMLTELVKQKVRGIVCLGVDNSRIHDAFESVVDVIANTSSAEEAAQVAFHMAKKGDTVLLSPACASFDLFKNYEDRGTQFKNAVMQL; encoded by the coding sequence ATGAACGATAACAAAAACATAGCCATCCTTGGCGCCGGCGAAAGCGGTGTGGGTGCGGCGTACCTGGCCCAGCAGCAGGGGTATGATGTTTTTGTATCGGACATGGGGGCCATAGCACCAAAGTATAAACAGCAATTGCAGCAATGGGGCATCCGCTTTGAGGAAGGCCAGCATACCGAAGCTGATATACTGAATGCGGTTGAAGTGATCAAAAGCCCGGGTATTCCCGAAAGGGCGCCGCTGATCAAAAAGCTACGTGAAAAAGGAGTGCCGGTAATATCGGAGATAGAGTTTGCCGGGCGCTATACCAACGCGAAGATGGTATGCATCACCGGGTCGAATGGGAAGACCACTACCACCACGCTTACCTATCATATCCTGAAAAAAGCGGGATTGAACGTAGGGCTGGCGGGTAACATCGGCAAAAGCTTTGCCTACCAGGTGGCTACCGAAAAGTTCGATATCTACGTGCTGGAGATCAGCAGCTTTATGCTGGACGACATGTACAAGTTTAAGGCCGACATCGCCATCCTGCTGAACATTACACCTGACCATTTAGACAGGTATGAGTACAAGATGGAGAACTATGTGGCATCAAAGTTCAGGATCGCGCAAAACCAAACAGCAGGTGATCATTTCATCTACTGTGCCGATGATGCTGAAACTATAAAAGGTATGCAAAGCCGCCATTTTGAGGCTAAGCTGCTGCCATTTTCTATCGAGCAAATAATTGAACCGGGAGCATATCTCGAAAACGACAATATTGTCATAAACATAAACCAGGAACATTTTACAATGTCGATCACAGATCTGGCCCTGCAGGGCAAACACAACGTCTACAATTCATTAGCATCAGGCTTAGCGGCCAAGGTGTTAGAAATCCGCAATGTTACCGTGAGGGAAAGCATGATGGACATACAGCCGATAGAGCACCGTATGGAATTTGTAGCCAAAATTTCGGGGATCAGGTTTATTAACGATTCAAAGGCAACCAATGTTAATTCAACATGGTTCGCGCTGGAAAGCATGAGCACCGATGTGGTGCTGATACTTGGAGGGGTTGATAAAGGAAACGATTACAGCATGCTTACCGAACTGGTGAAGCAAAAGGTGCGCGGCATTGTATGTCTTGGCGTTGATAACAGCCGCATACATGATGCCTTTGAGAGTGTGGTTGATGTGATTGCCAACACTTCATCGGCGGAGGAAGCCGCGCAAGTAGCGTTCCACATGGCCAAAAAAGGCGATACCGTATTACTGTCGCCGGCCTGCGCCAGCTTTGATCTGTTTAAAAATTACGAAGACAGGGGCACGCAGTTTAAGAACGCGGTAATGCAACTTTAA
- a CDS encoding FtsW/RodA/SpoVE family cell cycle protein yields MNKILNNTKGDRWIWLIVILLSIISMLAVYSSTGTLAYKQGKSTETILFKHMLMIFAGIALMYISHKIDYRYYAGISKVFMIITIPLLLITLVFGNNVNGASRWLAIPGTGFTFQTSDFAKLALITYLARMLSRKQENIRDVKESFAPIMGAVCLVFVLIMWANMSTALMLFGVSILLLIMGRVSIKQIMITCAVGGCLVVMVALLGPRRHLYMTRIETWRHPEKASVEKKFQGDHAKIAIATGGIFGKGPGNSTERNYLPESYSDEIYAIIVEEYGLIGGVTILGLYLFLLYRCVKIVTKAPKAFGALLAAGLSFSLCIQAFANMAIAVGLGPVTGVPLPLVSMGGTSILFTSVAFGIILSVSRHIDENEELKSAEKTEAAPKIKNKVIVGEIGLA; encoded by the coding sequence ATGAATAAAATACTCAATAACACCAAAGGCGACCGCTGGATCTGGCTGATCGTTATTTTATTGTCTATTATTTCTATGCTGGCTGTTTACAGTTCAACTGGTACACTGGCGTATAAGCAAGGTAAATCTACCGAGACCATACTGTTTAAACATATGCTGATGATCTTTGCCGGTATCGCGCTGATGTATATTTCGCACAAGATAGATTACCGTTACTATGCCGGGATCTCTAAGGTGTTTATGATCATCACCATCCCGCTGCTGCTCATCACGCTGGTGTTTGGTAACAACGTGAATGGTGCCAGCAGGTGGTTGGCCATCCCGGGTACGGGCTTTACGTTCCAAACATCCGACTTTGCCAAGCTGGCCCTCATTACCTACCTGGCGCGCATGTTATCGCGCAAGCAGGAGAATATCAGGGATGTAAAGGAATCGTTCGCGCCAATAATGGGGGCGGTTTGTTTGGTGTTTGTGCTTATTATGTGGGCCAATATGTCAACCGCGCTGATGCTGTTTGGTGTAAGCATCCTGTTGTTGATTATGGGCCGTGTAAGTATCAAGCAAATTATGATCACCTGCGCCGTGGGTGGTTGCTTAGTGGTAATGGTGGCCTTGTTAGGTCCGCGCCGCCACCTGTATATGACCCGTATCGAAACCTGGAGGCACCCCGAAAAGGCATCGGTAGAGAAGAAGTTCCAGGGCGACCACGCCAAAATTGCCATCGCCACAGGCGGCATTTTTGGCAAGGGCCCGGGCAACAGCACCGAGCGTAATTATCTGCCCGAATCATATTCGGATGAGATCTACGCCATAATTGTAGAAGAGTATGGCCTGATAGGCGGTGTAACGATACTGGGTTTATACCTGTTCCTGCTCTATCGCTGCGTAAAGATAGTAACCAAAGCCCCGAAGGCCTTTGGAGCGCTGCTGGCGGCGGGTCTGAGTTTTAGCTTGTGTATACAGGCCTTTGCCAATATGGCCATCGCGGTGGGCTTAGGACCCGTAACGGGTGTACCGTTGCCGCTGGTGAGTATGGGGGGTACGTCGATACTGTTTACCAGTGTGGCATTCGGGATCATCCTGTCGGTAAGCAGGCATATTGACGAGAACGAGGAACTAAAGAGCGCGGAAAAAACGGAAGCCGCGCCGAAGATAAAGAATAAGGTGATAGTGGGGGAGATTGGGTTGGCGTAA
- the murG gene encoding undecaprenyldiphospho-muramoylpentapeptide beta-N-acetylglucosaminyltransferase — protein MKAKRIIISGGGTGGHIFPAIAIANALKRLDPSTEILFVGANGRMEMEKVPAAGYKIIGLDIQGIQRKSLWKNVMFPVKLIGSVRKALQIIKEFKPDAAVGVGGYASGPLLYAAGLKGIPYLIQEQNSYAGITNKMLGKKAKKICVAFDGMDKFFPADRIIKTGNPIRKESVDIANKRLQAIELMKLSAEKKTILVTGGSLGARTLNNSIMAHLDEIIKADVQLIWQTGKFYYKGIIEKLGEDYHPNIRVMNFLNRMDLAYAAADVIISRAGAGTIAELCEVKKPVILVPSPNVAEDHQTKNALALVQENACVFVADRDAEVKLVDTALELLKDKDKQKKLSQNIAKLAMPNADDVIAKEVTQI, from the coding sequence GTGAAAGCAAAAAGGATCATTATCAGCGGCGGCGGCACAGGGGGGCATATCTTCCCGGCCATTGCTATTGCCAATGCTTTGAAGCGACTTGACCCCTCTACCGAGATTTTATTTGTGGGTGCCAATGGCCGTATGGAAATGGAAAAGGTTCCGGCCGCGGGTTATAAAATTATTGGGTTGGATATACAGGGGATACAGCGCAAGTCGCTGTGGAAGAACGTGATGTTCCCGGTAAAGCTGATCGGCAGTGTGCGCAAGGCCCTGCAAATTATAAAGGAGTTTAAACCCGATGCCGCTGTTGGTGTGGGTGGCTATGCTTCGGGTCCGCTGCTGTATGCGGCAGGCTTAAAAGGCATACCTTACCTGATACAGGAGCAAAACTCCTACGCCGGTATCACCAATAAAATGCTGGGCAAAAAGGCAAAGAAGATCTGTGTGGCCTTTGATGGTATGGATAAATTTTTCCCGGCCGACAGGATCATCAAAACCGGTAACCCGATCCGCAAGGAGTCGGTTGATATTGCCAACAAGCGTTTGCAGGCGATAGAACTGATGAAGTTATCGGCCGAAAAGAAGACCATACTGGTAACTGGTGGCAGTTTGGGTGCCCGTACGCTGAACAACAGTATTATGGCGCATTTGGATGAGATCATTAAAGCCGATGTGCAGCTGATCTGGCAAACAGGCAAGTTCTATTACAAAGGGATCATCGAAAAACTGGGCGAGGATTATCATCCTAACATCCGGGTAATGAATTTTTTAAACAGGATGGATTTGGCTTATGCCGCCGCCGATGTCATCATCAGCAGGGCAGGGGCCGGTACCATAGCCGAACTGTGCGAAGTGAAGAAACCGGTGATACTGGTGCCATCGCCAAACGTGGCCGAAGACCACCAAACCAAGAACGCGCTGGCCCTGGTACAGGAAAACGCCTGCGTGTTTGTAGCCGATAGGGATGCCGAAGTAAAACTGGTAGATACGGCGCTTGAATTATTAAAGGATAAGGATAAACAAAAGAAATTAAGCCAAAACATCGCCAAGCTGGCTATGCCCAATGCGGATGATGTGATAGCAAAGGAAGTTACCCAAATATAA
- the murC gene encoding UDP-N-acetylmuramate--L-alanine ligase, producing MELHNIQRVYLAGIGGIGMSGLARYFARKGCIVCGYDKTATDLTMALQNEGMQIIYEDRAEFIPMSFHKPCDGTLIIYTPAMPKDSAILHFFKQQGFELFKRSQVLGLISKGMYTIAVAGTHGKTTTSCMIAHILKYSGTDCSAFLGGIAANYQSNVLYGDNNVMVVEADEYDRSFLTLHPDVAIITSMDADHLDIYGDHSHLTESFRLFASQIKDGGTLIYHKGLPVGHDGITYARDEEAGAMAENVRIESGDFYFDFDNGGTQIEDIRMGIAGMHNIDNATAAIQAALLLNVAPDAIKSALGSFKGVKRRFEYIVKNEAHIYIDDYAHHPEELRAAISSVKKLYPNKKLTVVFQPHLYTRTRDFVDGFAEVLDMSDELLLLDIYPARELPIEGVNSELILDRMKMWNKRKCGKQECLDIVRVEKPELLLTVGAGDIDQLVHSLKNILEHV from the coding sequence ATGGAACTGCACAACATACAACGGGTTTACCTGGCAGGCATAGGCGGCATAGGCATGAGTGGCCTTGCACGTTACTTTGCCCGCAAGGGTTGTATCGTTTGTGGTTACGATAAAACAGCAACCGACCTGACCATGGCCCTGCAAAACGAGGGCATGCAGATTATTTACGAAGACCGTGCGGAGTTTATCCCCATGAGTTTTCATAAACCCTGCGATGGTACGCTGATCATCTATACCCCGGCTATGCCTAAAGATTCGGCCATACTGCATTTCTTTAAGCAGCAGGGTTTCGAGTTGTTTAAGCGTTCGCAGGTATTGGGTTTGATCAGCAAAGGAATGTATACGATAGCCGTAGCGGGTACGCATGGTAAAACCACAACATCGTGCATGATAGCCCATATCCTTAAATATTCGGGTACAGATTGCTCGGCCTTTTTGGGTGGTATAGCGGCCAATTACCAAAGCAATGTGCTGTATGGCGATAACAATGTGATGGTGGTAGAGGCCGATGAGTACGATCGTTCGTTCCTGACCCTGCACCCGGATGTGGCTATTATTACATCGATGGATGCCGATCACCTGGACATCTACGGCGACCATTCGCACCTGACGGAGTCGTTCCGGTTGTTCGCTTCGCAGATAAAGGATGGTGGCACACTGATCTATCATAAGGGCTTGCCTGTTGGGCACGATGGCATTACCTACGCCCGCGATGAGGAAGCCGGTGCCATGGCGGAGAATGTGCGTATTGAGAGTGGCGACTTTTATTTTGATTTCGATAACGGAGGCACGCAGATAGAAGACATCCGAATGGGGATTGCCGGTATGCACAATATAGATAATGCTACTGCCGCTATACAAGCCGCTTTGCTGCTTAATGTTGCCCCTGATGCTATCAAAAGCGCGCTGGGCAGCTTTAAAGGTGTAAAGCGCAGGTTCGAATATATTGTAAAGAACGAGGCGCACATTTATATAGATGATTACGCGCACCACCCCGAAGAATTACGGGCGGCCATATCATCGGTAAAAAAGCTGTATCCAAACAAGAAGTTGACAGTAGTTTTCCAACCGCACTTATATACCCGCACCCGCGATTTTGTGGATGGCTTTGCCGAGGTGCTGGATATGAGCGACGAGCTGTTGTTGCTGGATATTTACCCGGCACGCGAGCTGCCTATCGAAGGCGTAAACTCGGAATTGATACTCGACCGCATGAAAATGTGGAATAAGCGTAAATGTGGAAAACAAGAATGCCTTGATATAGTGCGTGTTGAAAAACCTGAACTACTTTTAACTGTTGGTGCAGGTGATATCGATCAGTTAGTCCATTCATTAAAAAATATACTGGAACATGTTTAA